Proteins from a genomic interval of Onychostoma macrolepis isolate SWU-2019 chromosome 17, ASM1243209v1, whole genome shotgun sequence:
- the sptb gene encoding spectrin beta chain, erythrocytic isoform X2, which yields MSSPCLCRAVPVSQTRLREVKLSLKTSRETIAIRPTPVAREVSSRQYTTVKEVPTRTNAPGSRSRSTPPVYRAQSRGGKTKSPHIHEPEHLPERNGTLLGITPKVAPMTLTSASSTSSSSSVCTPRGHRPSPPRSSPSCPLSPSRSMRRARWLSYSASNIFNNSILDGRFRQLQDEREAVQKKTFTKWVNSILARVSSRISDLYLDLRDGRMLIKLLEVLSGERLPKPTKGRMRIHCLENVDKALQFLKEQRVHLENMGSHDIVDGNHRLILGLIWTIILRFQIQDIIVETGQADQTGRQETRSAKDALLLWCQMKTAGYPNVNITNFTTSWKDGMAFNALIHKHRPDLVDYGNLQRSNPAHNLQQAFNVAEKKLGVTKLLDPEDVFTENPDEKSIITYVVAFYHYFSKMKALAVEGKRVGKVLDQAIETEKMIEKYETLSSDLLAWIEQTINVLNNRKLANSLTGVQQQLQAFNSYRTVEKPPKFQEKGNLEVLLFTIQSRMRANNQRVYTPKEGALVSDINKAWERLEKAEHDRERVLRDELIRQEKLEQMARRFDRKAAMRETWLQENQRLVTQDNFGYDLPAVEAAKKKHDAIETDIAAYEERVQALVALSKELEAERYHDAKRIDARKDNILRLWDYLQELLKARRGRLDKNLTLQRIFQEMLHIISWMDEMKSRLLSPDFGKHLLEVEDLLQKHSLLEADIAVQAERVRSANAAALKFANGDSYKPCDPQVIRDRVQHLDLCYQELCALAAQRKGRLEQSRRLWNFLWEIAELESWIREKEHIFSSLDYGKDLTSVLILQSKHSVFEDELAARQDNLKQVMDEGESMIQAKHLGSPKVQQRMDDVQNQWQQLEELAAFRKQNLQDTQRFFQFQGDADDLKAWLVDAMRQMSSDDVGHDEYTTQRLLKKHRDLRDEAAKNGATIDTLSKQANALPEELRNTPDIQGRLNDIRDMYIELLTLSDLRQKKLDDTMALYTIFSETDACELWMGQKETWLVGLETPDNLEDLEVVQNRLSILAQEMGNMQARVDNVNKAAKQLEDSRHPQTKQVKDCQTRLNRRWEAFKAMVEDKKHKVDSALSLHNYDLECDETESWIKEKTRVIESTQDLGNDLAAVITIQRKLFGMERDLAAIQDKLDFLRNEAQKLVKDHPEHASDILARQEDLDAAWDNLKCTLKNREDSLGEVSKLQTFLQDMDDFQAWLFKTQKAVASEDMPDGLPEAEHFLSLHDAVRGDMDGHEEDYHRVRDTGAAVIQGQEDDPQYQQLEQRLDGLDKGWDELHKMWDSRKSFLDQGLGFQQFMRDAKQAEAILNNQEYTLAHIDKPDTLDGAEKALKKHEDFVTTMDANEEKILSTLQTGQRLVDSGNLYSERVKDKMGSIEDRYNKNRDKAKEVSGKLKDNRELQHFLQNTQDLTLWINEKMLTAQDTSYDEARNLHSKWQKHQAFMAELASNKDWLHNIDKEGQELMESKPEFEPIVTDRLAKLHELWDELESTTQEKARLLFDANRSELFDQSLADVKKWLAKLQQQLQGDVDEEVKDLTSANILLKKHQMTENQVRDRARELEELQEAVQQHASLREDQPELEIEQQTLQRDFQKLLTPLAQRRGKLEAAKAVHQFFRDLADEILWVNERLPMAMSEEHGNNLQTVQLLLKKNQSLQKEIDGHQPRIDEVLERGRRMVAAAEGSPEEEHMSEEMKKLHDVWAKLQDEMAKRRARLYVSNEAQQYYNDADEAEAWIGEQELYMIADEKAKDEQSAMIMLKRHLLLKQVVDDYAYSIQQLADRAQKMLAEEHPDGEAIIRRQGQVDKQYAGLKELAEDRKKKLDHTYHHFLLSREVEDLEHWIAERDVVASSQEMGQDLDHVTILRDKFREFARETGTVGQERVDTVNRIIDDLIEAGHSEAATLAEWKDGVNESWADLLELIDTRAQLLTSSYDLLKYFYDGKELVAQIEEKKNELPEDLGDDFSKAESFHRMHAAFERAISSLGKQVKQFQETATRLYAQYAGDQATAIQATEKEVAEAWNGLLAACAGRRKQLEDTADKFRFFTMVRDLLAWMESIIQQIETQEKPRDVSSVELLIKYHQGIRAEIETRGPKFNQCMEMGRALLERKHKDSAEIKEKLMQLVEKRKEMMLKWDERWEWLRLLLEVCQFARDASVAEAWLIAQEPYVVSRDLGETVDEVEKLLKRHEAFEKSTATWEERFSALERLTTLELLEIRKQQQDIEQYRQEVEKDSRREDTGFAEESSQLYTTEEQSLSGLGVIEPSSVGVDGTAGDSTVPLISEMQESGSSSTSIQVTKETEKAATLPTESSQVQPVLMEGALSRKHEMEGPNKKASNRSWNNIYCVLKPGQLSAYKDAKSFSHSVTYHGEEPLNLTNVSCEILTNYKKKKQVFKLRLEDGSEYLFQCKDEEELQNWTQAIEQAAQAVTEEPVAGPSGVKAQSLPPPSSSTLEVPSTKKEKEKRFSLFAKKK from the exons ATGAGCAGCCCCTGTTTGTGTCGTGCGGTGCCCGTGAGCCAGACCCGGCTGAGGGAGGTCAAACTCAGTTTGAAGACCAGCAGAGAGACTATCGCGATCCGCCCTACCCCAGTCGCCCGAGAAGTCAGCAGCCGGCAATATACCACGGTAAAAGAAGTCCCGACCCGGACCAATGCACCAGGCAGTCGGAGCAGGAGCACCCCGCCGGTTTACAGGGCCCAGAGCAGAGGGGGCAAAACTAAAAGTCCCCACATTCACGAACCCGAGCACCTGCCGGAGAGGAACGGAACTTTACTGGGCATCACACCTAAAGTAGCGCCCATGACTCTTACTTCAGCCTCCTCAACCTCATCATCCTCTTCCGTCTGCACCCCGAGGGGCCATCGGCCCTCGCCTCCACGATCCTCACCATCTTGCCCCCTTTCCCCATCCCGGAGTATGAGACGAGCACGCTGGCTGAGCTACAGTGCTTCCAACATCTTTAATAACTCCATCCTGGATGGGCGGTTCAGACAACTGCAAG ATGAGCGAGAGGCTGTCCAGAAGAAGACCTTCACAAAATGGGTGAATTCAATATTGGCCAGAGTTAGCAGCCGAATCTCAGATCTCTATCTAGACCTTCGGGATGGGAGAATGCTCATCAAACTACTGGAGGTTCTGTCAGGGGAGAGACTG CCCAAGCCAACCAAGGGCCGAATGCGCATTCACTGTCTGGAGAATGTGGACAAAGCTCTACAGTTTCTAAAGGAACAGAGGGTGCACTTAGAGAACATGGGCTCACATGATATTGTAGATGGGAACCACCGGCTCATCCTAGGGCTTATCTGGACCATCATTCTTCGCTTCCAG ATTCAAGACATTATTGTAGAGACAGGACAAGCTGACCAGACAGGCCGGCAAGAGACCCGCTCGGCCAAAGATGCATTGCTCCTCTGGTGCCAGATGAAGACTGCAGG GTACCCCAATGTAAATATCACCAATTTCACCACAAGCTGGAAAGATGGCATGGCTTTCAACGCTCTCATTCACAAACACAG GCCAGATCTGGTGGACTATGGCAATCTACAGAGGTCTAATCCCGCTCACAACCTTCAGCAGGCCTTTAATGTAGCTGAAAAAAAGCTTGGTGTCACCAAGCTCCTGGACCCAGAAG ATGTATTCACTGAGAACCCAGATGAAAAGTCCATAATCACATACGTTGTTGCATTTTACCACTACTTCTCCAAGATGAAAGCTCTGGCAGTTGAGGGCAAGCGAGTTGGCAAG GTGCTAGATCAGGCCATTGAAACAGAGAAGATGATTGAGAAGTATGAGACACTGTCATCAGACCTGCTAGCATGGATTGAGCAGACCATTAATGTGCTGAACAACCGCAAGCTTGCTAACTCCCTTACAGGCGTCCAACAGCAACTTCAGGCTTTCAACTCTTATCGTACCGTGGAGAAACCACCAAA ATTCCAGGAGAAAGGCAACTTGGAAGTACTGCTGTTTACCATCCAGAGCAGAATGAGGGCCAACAATCAGAGAGTCTACACACCGAAAGAGGGTGCACTGGTGTCTGATATCAACAAG GCATGGGAGCGGTTGGAGAAGGCAGAACATGACCGTGAGCGGGTCCTAAGAGATGAACTCATTAGGCAGGAGAAGTTGGAGCAGATGGCTCGTCGCTTTGACAGGAAGGCAGCTATGAGAGAGACCTGGCTTCAAGAGAATCAGAGACTGGTTACACAG GACAACTTTGGCTATGACTTACCAGCAGTGGAGGCAGCTAAGAAGAAACATGATGCAATAGAGACAGACATTGCTGCATATGAAGAACGCGTTCAGGCACTGGTGGCCCTGTCTAAAGAACTGGAAGCAGAACGATACCATGATGCTAAACGCATTGATGCTAGAAAAGACAATATCTTGAGGCTGTGGGACTACCTGCAGGAACTCCTGAAAGCTCGCAGaggtcgtctagacaagaaccTTACCCTTCAGAGAATCTTCCAGGAGATGCTCCACATCATCAGCTGGATGGATGAAATGAAA AGCCGACTCTTGTCCCCAGACTTTGGAAAACACTTATTGGAAGTGGAAGACTTGTTGCAGAAACATTCATTGCTAGAAGCTGATATAGCAGTGCAGGCAGAAAGAGTTCGATCAGCCAATGCAGCTGCTCTTAAATTTGCCAATGGTGACA GTTATAAACCATGTGACCCACAAGTGATCCGTGATCGGGTACAACACTTGGACCTGTGCTACCAGGAGTTGTGTGCTCTGGCAGCTCAGAGGAAAGGCCGACTTGAGCAGTCGCGACGACTTTGGAACTTTTTATGGGAAATTGCAGAGTTGGAGAGCTGGATTCGGGAAAAGGAGCACATCTTCTCCTCTCTTGACTATGGTAAGGACCTGACCAGTGTGCTGATACTGCAGAGCAAACACAGCGTCTTTGAGGATGAGCTTGCTGCCAGACAGGACAACTTGAAGCAGGTGATGGATGAGGGAGAGAGCATGATTCAGGCCAAGCACTTGGGTTCCCCCAAAGTGCAGCAGCGCATGGATGATGTGCAAAATCAGTGGCAGCAGCTGGAGGAACTGGCTGCCTTCCGTAAACAGAATCTGCAAGACACCCAACGCTTCTTCCAGTTTCAGGGTGATGCTGATGACCTCAAAGCCTGGCTGGTTGATGCTATGCGGCAGATGAGCAGTGACGACGTTGGGCATGATGAGTACACAACGCAGcgactgctcaagaaacaccgTGACTTGAGAGATGAGGCCGCTAAGAACGGAGCCACCATTGACACTCTATCTAAACAGGCCAATGCACTTCCTGAGGAATTAAGGAACACACCAGACATCCAGGGGCGTCTGAACGATATCCGGGATATGTATATTGAGCTTTTGACCCTTTCAGACCTGAGGCAGAAGAAGCTAGATGACACCATGGCTCTTTACACAATCTTCAGTGAGACAGATGCTTGTGAGCTCTGGATGGGCCAGAAGGAGACCTGGCTGGTTGGGCTGGAGACACCAGATAATTTGGAAGATCTAGAAGTTGTACAAAACAG GCTAAGCATCCTTGCTCAGGAAATGGGTAATATGCAGGCTCGTGTTGATAACGTCAATAAAGCAGCCAAACAACTTGAAGACAGCAGACATccacaaacaaaacaagtgaaAGACTGTCAAACTCGTCTCAATAGAAG ATGGGAAGCTTTTAAAGCAATGGTAGAGGATAAGAAACACAAAGTAGATTCAGCCCTCAGCCTACATAACTATGATCTTGAATGTGATGAGACGGAATCATGGATAAAAGAGAAGACAAGGGTCATTGAGTCAACACAGGACCTTGGGAATGACCTAGCTGCAGTCATTACCATTCAGAGAAAGCTCTTTGGCATGGAAAGAGACCTTGCTGCCATCCAAGATAAGTTGGATTTCCTGCGTAATGAGGCCCAGAAGCTTGTGAAGGACCACCCAGAACATGCTTCTGACATACTTGCAAGACAGGAAGACTTGGATGCAGCATGGGACAACTTGAAATGCACCCTGAAAAACCGTGAAGACTCTCTTGGGGAGGTCAGCAAGCTGCAGACATTCCTACAGGACATGGATGATTTTCAAGCCTGGCTGTTCAAGACACAGAAGGCTGTTGCATCTGAAGATATGCCTGATGGTTTACCAGAGGCTGAGCATTTCCTGAGTCTCCATGATGCTGTGAGGGGCGATATGGATGGCCATGAAGAAGACTACCACCGTGTGAGGGACACAGGAGCAGCTGTCATTCAGGGCCAAGAAGATGATCCTCAGTACCAGCAGCTGGAGCAGAGGCTGGACGGTCTTGATAAGGGATGGGATGAGCTTCACAAAATGTGGGACAGCCGCAAGAGCTTCCTAGATCAGGGTCTCGGCTTCCAACAGTTCATGAGGGATGCCAAGCAGGCTGAGGCCATCTTAAATAACCag GAATACACTCTAGCCCACATAGACAAGCCTGACACCCTGGATGGAGCAGAGAAGGCCCTGAAGAAACATGAGGACTTTGTTACCACCATGGATGCTAATGAGGAGAAGATACTCAGCACACTGCAGACTGGTCAGAGGCTGGTGGACAGTGGAAACCTTTACTCAGAAAGGGTCAAAGACAAGATGGGCTCTATTGAAGATAG GTACAACAAGAATCGAGACAAAGCCAAGGAAGTCTCAGGGAAACTGAAGGATAACAGGGAACTTCAGCACTTCCTTCAAAACACCCAGGAT CTTACACTATGgataaatgagaaaatgctGACTGCACAGGATACATCATATGATGAGGCTCGTAACCTCCATAGCAAGTGGCAAAAACACCAGGCCTTCATGGCAGAACTAGCATCCAACAAGGATTGGCTACATAATATTGATAAG GAGGGACAGGAATTGATGGAATCCAAGCCTGAGTTTGAGCCCATTGTCACCGATCGTCTTGCTAAGCTTCATGAATTATGGGATGAGCTGGAGAGCACCACACAGGAGAAGGCTCGGCTACTTTTTGATGCAAACCGTTCTGAGCTGTTTGATCAGAGCCTTGCTGACGTGAAGAAATGGTTGGCAAAATTGCAGCAGCAGCTCCAGGGTGATGTGGACGAAGAAGTTAAGGATCTTACTAGTGCCAACATCTTACTGAAGAAACATCAG ATGACAGAGAATCAAGTTCGGGATCGTGCACGGGAGCTTGAAGAACTCCAAGAAGCTGTACAGCAGCATGCTTCACTTAGAGAGGACCAACCTGAGCTTGAAATTGAGCAGCAGACACTTCAGAGGGACTTCCAGAAGCTCCTCACACCTCTCGCCCAACGCAGGGGCAAGCTGGAGGCCGCTAAGGCAGTGCACCAGTTCTTCAGAGATCTTGCAGATGAGATA CTCTGGGTTAACGAGAGGTTACCAATGGCAATGTCAGAAGAACATGGCAACAATCTTCAGACTGTCCAACTTCTGCTCAAGAAGAACCAA TCTCTTCAAAAAGAGATTGATGGACACCAGCCACGCATTGATGAAGTGTTAGAGCGTGGTCGGCGAATGGTGGCAGCAGCAGAGGGTAGTCCAGAAGAAGAACACATGTCTGAGGAGATGAAGAAGCTTCATGATGTGTGGGCAAAGCTGCAGGATGAGATGGCCAAACGGAGAGCACGGCTCTATGTCTCTAATGAGGCCCAGCAGTATTACAATGATGCAGATGAGGCCGAGGCCTGGATAGGGGAACAAGAACTTTACATGATTGCTGATGAGAAGGCCAAG GATGAACAGAGTGCTATGATCATGCTGAAGCGACACCTGCTTCTGAAGCAGGTAGTGGATGACTATGCATACTCCATCCAGCAGCTGGCAGACCGTGCCCAGAAGATGCTGGCTGAAGAGCACCCAGATGG TGAGGCCATCATCCGGAGACAAGGACAAGTTGACAAGCAGTATGCTGGGCTGAAGGAGCTGGCAGAGGACCGCAAAAAGAAGCTGGACCACACATATCATCATTTCTTGCTTAGTCGTGAAGTGGAGGATCTTGAGCATTGGATTGCAGAGCGTGATGTGGTGGCCTCTTCACAAGAGATGGGCCAAGACCTTGACCATGTGACG ATTCTGCGAGATAAGTTCAGGGAGTTTGCACGGGAGACAGGGACAGTGGGTCAAGAACGTGTAGACACTGTGAACCGGATCATAGATGATCTGATCGAAGCAGGCCACAGTGAGGCAGCAACCCTAGCAGAGTGGAAGGATGGAGTCAATGAGAGTTGGGCAGATTTGCTGGAGCTCATCGACACTCGTGCCCAGCTCCTTACATCCTCATATGACCTGCTTAA GTATTTTTACGATGGGAAGGAGCTGGTCGCTCAGATTGAGGAGAAGAAGAACGAGCTTCCTGAGGATCTGGGAGACGACTTCAGTAAAGCAGAGTCCTTCCACCGAATGCATGCTGCATTTGAAAGGGCCATCAGCTCCCTTGGCAAACAG GTGAAACAGTTCCAGGAGACCGCAACTAGACTGTATGCCCAGTATGCAGGAGATCAGGCCACTGCTATTCAAGCAACTGAAAAAGAAGTTGCGGAGGCCTGGAATGGTCTGCTGGCTGCTTGTGCAGGCAGGAGGAAGCAGCTGGAGGATACTGCGGACAAATTCCGCTTCTTCACCATGGTGAGAGACCTGCTGGCTTGGATGGAAAGCATCATTCAGCAGATAGAGACACAGGAAAAGCCACG AGATGTGTCCTCAGTGGAGCTCCTGATTAAGTATCACCAAGGGATCCGTGCTGAAATTGAGACACGTGGGCCAAAGTTTAATCAGTGTATGGAGATGGGCAGGGCCCTCCTGGAACGCAAGCATAAGGACTCTGCAGAG ATTAAAGAGAAGCTGATGCAACTGGTAGAGAAGAGGAAAGAGATGATGCTCAAATGGGATGAAAGATGGGAATGGCTTAGACTTT TGTTGGAGGTATGTCAGTTTGCCAGGGATGCATCTGTGGCAGAGGCCTGGCTGATTGCCCAGGAGCCATACGTGGTCAGCAGGGATCTGGGTGAGACAGTGGATGAGGTCGAAAAACTGCTCAAGAGACATGAAGCCTTCGAGAAATCCACTGCTACATGGGAAGAGCGTTTCTCAGCACTGGAACGTCTTACAACA TTGGAGCTGTTGGAAATTCGGAAACAACAACAGGACATAGAACAATACAGACAAGAGGTGGAAAAAGACAGCAG GAGAGAAGACACCGGGTTTGCAGAGGAGTCTTCACAACTGTACACCACAGAAGAACAGTCACTG TCTGGTTTAGGAGTAATAGAGCCAAGTTCTGTGGGAGTTGATGGCACAGCGGGGGACTCCACTGTGCCTTTGATCTCAGAGATGCAGGAAAGTGGCTCCAGTTCCACATCCATCCAGGTTACCAAGGAGACAGAAAAAGCTGCCACGCTTCCCACTGAATCTTCACAAGTTCAACCAGTCTTGATGGAGGGAGCTCTATCCCGCAAACATGAGATGGAGGGACCTAATAAGAAGGCATCCAACAG gtcctggaacaacatttaCTGTGTGCTCAAACCCGGGCAGCTCTCTGCTTACAAGGACGCCAAGAGCTTTAGTCACAGTGTCACCTACCATGGCGAGGAACCCCTGAACCTCACCAATGTTTCTTGCGAGATCTTGACTAACTATAAGAAAAAGAAGCAGGTGTTCAAACTCCG ACTTGAAGATGGAAGTGAATATCTGTTCCAGTGTAAAGATGAG GAGGAACTCCAGAACTGGACTCAGGCTATAGAACAGGCAGCACAAGCTGTGACAGAAGAACCAGTTGCAGGGCCATCAGGAGTGAAGGCACAAAGCCTACCTCCACCTTCTTCCTCTACTCTAGAGGTTCCCTCAACcaagaaggagaaggagaagagGTTTAGTCTGTTCGCTAAGAAGAAATAA